The segment ACCCAGCGAGATGATGCCCACCTCAGTGGTGCCGCCGCCGATATCCACCACCATCGAGCCCGACGGCTCGGACACCGGCAGGCCGGCGCCGATCGCAGCCGACATCGGCTCCTCGATCAGGTAGACCTGGCTGGCACCGGCGCCCAGCGCCGATTCGCGGATGGCGCGGCGCTCGACCTGGGTCGAGCCGCACGGCACGCAGATGATGATGCGCGGGCTCGGGCGCAGCAGCTTGCTGTCGTGCACCATCTTGATGAATTGCTTGAGCATCTGCTCGGTGACGGTGAAGTCGGCGATCACGCCGTCCTTCATCGGGCGGATCGCCTCGATATTGCCCGGCACCTTGCCCAGCATCTGCTTGGCTTCCTTGCCCACCGCCGTGATGGTCTTCTTGGCGTTGGGGCCGCCTTCCTGGCGGATCGCGACGACCGAGGGCTCGTCCAGCACGATGCCCTTGTCGCGCATGTAGATCAGCGTGTTGGCGGTGCCGAGGTCGATCGCCAGGTCGTTGGAGAAGTAGCTGCGGAGAAATCCGAACATCAGGAATCCTGTCTGTGGTGGTGTTCGCGGGTAGGCGAAGCGGCCGGCACCGCGAACGGCCCGGCCACGAAATACGTTGTGTTGAATACGGAATGGTTCCCGGCTTCCCGGTCCGCCCGCCGTCCGGCACGGGGCTGCCCGGGCCGGGATGGAATGGGAACGGCAATCGCCGGCGCACCGCGCGCGCCGGCCCTACGGGAACCTTTGATTAGACCCCGCGGAAAAGTTCGCGGAAATGTGCAGGCACCGGCGCACCATATCGAATCACTGCGACATGCGCTGGCCGGCTGCAGAGGCCTAATCAGAGGACCCAGGTCCGCCCTTCGGGCGCCTGCGGATGCCAGGCGCAAGCGCGCCGGCCTGCGGCCATGTGGCGTAAGCGTTGCCAAGGGTCGGTAACTCGCAATGATACCTTATAATTCCTGCTGCTTCGGGCGTTTACAGCCTGAAAATACCTGTAATTCCGACGACTCCGGGGCGCCACTCCGGCGCCCCCGGTCAGGCCACGGGCCGTGCGACGCAGCCGCCCCATGAGCCAGCCGCCGGCGCAGCCCGCGCCCCCGCATCCGAGCATCCGAACCACCACGCCATGGCCCTCGCTCTATCCGACGTCAAGCGCATCGCCCACCTGGCCCGCATCGAAATCAGCGATGACGAGGCCGCCCAGACGCTTGCGCAGCTGAACAACTTTTTCTCGCTGGTCGAGCAGATGCAGGCGGTCGACACCAGCGGCATCGAGCCGCTGGCCCACCCGCTGTCAGCCGTGCGCGACATGGTCCAGCGCCTGCGCGAGGACGTGGTCACCGAATCCGACCGCCGCGCCGACTACCAGCGCCCCGCGCCGGCCACCGAAGACGGCCTGTACCTGGTGCCCAAGGTCATCGAATGACCGCCGCCCGGCCCGGACCCGACGCACCCGTGCATGCCTGTCCGGCGCCGGCCATCCGCCAGTACGCCACCCCCTGATGCCAACCGACTGTCATGCCCTTTTCCGCTGATTCCGTGACCTCCCTGCGCCAGCTAGCCGATGCGCTGGCCGCGCGCTCCGTCTCCGCCGAGGAACTCGCACGCGAGTACCTGGCCCGCATCGAGCAGGCCGCCGCGCTCAACGCGTTTATCCACGTCGATGCCGAGCGGACCCTGGCGCAGGCGCGCGCCGCCGATGAACGCCGCGCCCGCGGCGAGGCCGCGCCGCTGACCGGCGTGCCGATCGCGCACAAGGACGTGTTCGTCACGCGCGGCTGGCGTGCCACCGCCGGCTCGAAGATGCTGGCCAACTATGAAAGCCCGTTCGACGCCACCGTGGTCGAACGCATGGCCGCGGCCG is part of the Cupriavidus necator genome and harbors:
- a CDS encoding rod shape-determining protein; amino-acid sequence: MFGFLRSYFSNDLAIDLGTANTLIYMRDKGIVLDEPSVVAIRQEGGPNAKKTITAVGKEAKQMLGKVPGNIEAIRPMKDGVIADFTVTEQMLKQFIKMVHDSKLLRPSPRIIICVPCGSTQVERRAIRESALGAGASQVYLIEEPMSAAIGAGLPVSEPSGSMVVDIGGGTTEVGIISLGGMVYKGSVRVGGDKFDEAIVNYIRRNYGMLIGEQTAEAIKKEIGSAFPGSEVREMEVKGRNLSEGIPRAFTVSSNEILEALTDPLNQIVSAVKIALEQTPPELGADIAERGMMLTGGGALLRDLDRLLAEETGLPVLVAEDPLTCVVRGSGMALERMDKLGSIFSYE
- the gatC gene encoding Asp-tRNA(Asn)/Glu-tRNA(Gln) amidotransferase subunit GatC; protein product: MALALSDVKRIAHLARIEISDDEAAQTLAQLNNFFSLVEQMQAVDTSGIEPLAHPLSAVRDMVQRLREDVVTESDRRADYQRPAPATEDGLYLVPKVIE